The DNA window TAGGTTTTGCGACTGAAGGTGAAAAAACATATTTCCCTCCTTTCCTACTCGATTATCTTGTAGATGAAAGGTATAAGCTTTTCAGAATAGATGCTATAAAGGCATTTATTTATGTAGCGATTGCTGCTGCTGTTTTGTTTTTAAGTTTAAAGAAAAAATTAAACCAGAATATTGCATTGGTCGTGATTGGAGTAGTAAGTTTATTTGATTTGTGGACGGTTAACAAACGTTATTTAAATGACGAAAACTACGTAGACAAAATCTTCGCTGAAAATCCTTTTCAGACTGAAAGCTCAGACTTGCTGGCTGAAAAAGTTCAGGCAAACCCAAATCTGGCCTCAATCTTATCCAGTATAAACATCAACAAAACACTGGAAACTATTGCAGAAAAAGACAAAGCCCACTATAGAATTTACAACCAGACTTTGGGAGTAACCAGTGAAACCAATACGTCTTACTTCAAGTCTTCCATTGGAGGGTATCATGCTGTAAAATTAAGAAGATATGATGACCTTCTTAATGAATACATTTCAACAATTGACAGTGTAAAAACGCCGAAAATATTAAATTTACTGAACACCAAATACATGGTTTTCGGAGGACCGGATCAACCACAAGTCGTTCCGAATCCGAAAGCAAACGGAAATGCATGGTTTGTAAGTGATCTGAAATTTGTAGATACTCCTAATGAAGAAATAAAATCCATCGGGGTTATCGATAATAAGAAAACGGCTGTTATTGCTTCTTCTGATAAATCATATTTCAGCAATAAACCTGTTCAGGCAGATTCTACAGCATTTATCAATCTTACGAAATATCAGCCGAATGAGCTGGAATTTAAATCTCAGTCGAAAACGCCTCAGCTGGCTGTATTCTCTGAAGTTTACTATCCTCATGGCTGGAAGGTTTTAATTGATGAAAAAGAAGTTCCTTATATTAAAGCAGACTATCTTCTTCGCGCAGTACATGTGCCTGCAGGAAGTCACCATATCAGAATGGTTTTTGAACCTGAAGTGATTGAAAAAGGAAAATGGATCTCACTTTTATCTTTTGGATTATTTATCGCACTGGCTGCTTTTGGGCTTTTCTGGATAAATAAGAATAAGAAAAAAGAAACGTTAACTGAACAAAAAGCTTAATATATGAAAGTGATATGGCGTGTCATTCTGAATGAAGCATAGCGGAATGAAGAATCTCTAAATAAAATGAAAACATTAGGAACCCATAATTATTATGTTTATATGCTGACTAACAAGGTAAAGACAGTACTATATACCGGAGTTACTAATGATTTGAAAAATAGATTATTTTGGCATCAAAATCCTGAAGCTGTTGGAAAAAGCTTCACTTCAAAATATAAATGTTTTTACTTAATTTATTTTGAACATTTTGATAGCATTGAAATAGCAATAGCCCGGGAAAAACAAATAAAAGGTTGGACCAGGGAAAAGAAAGAAAACCTAATTACAGAATTCAATCCAGATTGGAAATTTCTTAACGAAGAAGTTGAATGAGATTCTTCACTTCGCTAAGCTTCGTTCAGAATGACAAATAACATACAAATGGAACAAAAGAAAATATTGATCATCACCTATTACTGGCCTCCTGCGGGAGGCCCTGGTGTTCAAAGGTGGCTCAAATTTGCAAAATATCTTCCGGAGTTTGGCTGGAAACCAATTATCTATACTCCGGAAAACCCAAGCTATCCTTTACTAGATGATAGTCTGATGAAGGATGTTCCTGAGAATATTGAAATCGTCAGAACAAAAATCTGGGAGCCCTATCAATTGGCTGAAAAGCTTAATAAAAGCAATAAAAAATTTAAAGCCGGGCAATTTGATGTGGGTAAAAATCAAAGCTGGAAATCCAAACTATCCATCTGGGTGAGAGGAAACTTTTTCATTCCTGATGCCAGAGTTTTTTGGGTAAAACCTTCCATCAGATTTTTGGAACATTATTTAAAGGAAAATAAAATAGATGCCGTTGTTACTTCGGGACCCCCTCATTCATTACATCTGATTGGATTAGGTCTGAAAAAGAAGCTCCCACATCTGAAATGGATTGCAGATTTCCGTGATCCATGGACGGAAATTTCCTATTACAAGCATTTAAAATTAACAAAAAGCTCAGATAAGAAGCACAGACAACTTGAGGCTGCAGTCTTCAAAAATGCAGATATCACCTTAGCAACCAGCTATACCGATGCAGAAAACTTCAGAAAAGCAGGTGCAAATGCAGTCTGCATTACGAATGGATTTGACGAAAGCGACGGGAACCAATTTACTAATTCACCAAAGCAAAGCAACGCCTTCACTTTAAGTTATATTGGGGTATTGGAACAGCTGAGGAATCCTGAAAACCTTTGGAAAGTTCTGGATGAACTCGTGAAAGAAAATTCAGAATTTGCAAAACATTTCAGTTTAAAATTTGTTGGAAGGATTGACGATAAAATTCTGCAATCCATTGAAAATTCAGCTTTAAAAAATCACATTCTGAACCTCGGTTATCTTTCACATGGTAAGGCGGTTGAAGAAATGAAAACTTCCGATATGCTGCTTATAACCAACTTCCCAAATGATTCTTCAAAAGGTATCATTCCGGGAAAAATCTTTGAATATTTGGCTTCAGGAAAACAGATTTTATCTTTTGGGCCTGCCGGAGCTGATGTTTCAAAAATTTTAGAAGAAACACTGGCCGGTAAGCATTTTAATTATACGGACTCTGAAACGGTAAAAAGATTTATTTTAGAAAAATTTGATTTTTGGAAAAATGGAAATCTTCATGAAAACACTCAAAATATTGAACAATTTTCAAGAAGGAACCTGACTCAACAATTAACAAAAATACTATCATAAAAGAAGCGGGAGAACATACAAAAATTACTGTTCTCCCGCTTTTTATTTCTTATCCTTTGTTCTCCGATTTTAAATCTTTAAATTGTCCACTGATCATTTACAACGGCAATCACATAATATTTCCCCTCGAATTCCTCAAATACTAAACGAATGGTTTTCCAATCCATTTCGCCATACTTTTCGGTACCTTTAAGAAAGTTTTCGGTAAAATTATCCCCGGGATACATTTCTTTTAAATTGTTCAGTGAGTTTCCACCACCTATAAAGGTATTCAGTGAATATTGTCCTTTTGTAAAATCTTTTGAGAATACCCATTTTAAGATATAATCATTGATTGTCGCTTTGTAGGGATCCCCAGAACCATCATGCGCTCCCCAGGTAAATAAGGTCTTCGTAGGTTGAAATTTTTCGAAATCAGCTTTGGAAAAATGTTTATCCTCTTTTTTATCAACAAAAGCATACATTGAAAAACGAATTCCTTTTTGAGGGTGAATCAGGGCAGCAAAAGCTTGATAATCTTTATTCTTCAAAGCCTGTAAAACCTCATCATTCGTTTTTTTCAAAGCTTCTTCCTTATTCGGTATCGTCTGGGTAATACCAAGGCTATCTTTTTTTACCTGTGCTGTAGAGTCGGTTGTCTGAATAGAAGGTTTACTATCATTTTTTTTACAGGCAACAACCAGCCCTATAATACAGATTGAAACAAGTAGTTTTTTCATATTTCTAATTTTGCGATAGATAAAAAAGCACCAAATCTGATGCCACAATAAGATGTCAGGCACATGACATATGAGCATAGAATTTTGATTATCAAGATAATTTTAGATAAAGACAGATGATATGTAAGTAAGCTAAGGCTCACTCCTATTAATAGGATGTTTACCTTAATATAATTGATAATTGATAATTGATAATTGATAATTGATAATTGATAATTGATAATTGATAATTGATAATTGATAATTGATAATTGATAATTGATAATTGATAATTGATAACTCATTTTCACAATTACATTGTACCTTTGTTTTATGGAAATTTTGGATATTCTCATTATAGGAGCCGGCCCTATCGGTTTAAACTGTGCCCTTGAAGCCCGGAAAAACAATCTGAAGTACATGATTATCGAAAAAGGAACTATTGTGAATTCCTTATACAATTACCCTTTATATATGCGATTTTTTTCCACTGCTGAGAAACTGGAAATTGACGGAATTCCTTTTATTTCCACAGCTCCGAAACCGGGAAGGCAGGAAGCCCTTGAATACTATCAGGGAATTGCCAGACAAAAAGAAATGAATATCCGGCTGTATGAAAAAGTATTGAACGTTTCAAAAGATGACCGTCTTTTTGAAGTAGAAACGACCAAGGGAAAATACATCGCAAAGCATGTGGTTATCGCAACCGGTTTTTATGACATTCCCAATCTTATGAATATTCCAGGTGAAAACCTTCCTAAAGTCAAGCATTACTATACTGAGCCTTATCCTTATGCCAGGCAAAAAGTGGTGGTGGTTGGATCAAGTAATTCTGCTGTGGATGCAGCGCTTGAAACGTACAGAAAAGGAGCCGACGTTACGATGATCGTCCGTCATTCCGAAATTTCAAAAAGCGTGAAATACTGGGTTAAACCGGACATTGAAAACAGG is part of the Chryseobacterium lactis genome and encodes:
- a CDS encoding GIY-YIG nuclease family protein: MKTLGTHNYYVYMLTNKVKTVLYTGVTNDLKNRLFWHQNPEAVGKSFTSKYKCFYLIYFEHFDSIEIAIAREKQIKGWTREKKENLITEFNPDWKFLNEEVE
- a CDS encoding glycosyltransferase family 4 protein, with the protein product MEQKKILIITYYWPPAGGPGVQRWLKFAKYLPEFGWKPIIYTPENPSYPLLDDSLMKDVPENIEIVRTKIWEPYQLAEKLNKSNKKFKAGQFDVGKNQSWKSKLSIWVRGNFFIPDARVFWVKPSIRFLEHYLKENKIDAVVTSGPPHSLHLIGLGLKKKLPHLKWIADFRDPWTEISYYKHLKLTKSSDKKHRQLEAAVFKNADITLATSYTDAENFRKAGANAVCITNGFDESDGNQFTNSPKQSNAFTLSYIGVLEQLRNPENLWKVLDELVKENSEFAKHFSLKFVGRIDDKILQSIENSALKNHILNLGYLSHGKAVEEMKTSDMLLITNFPNDSSKGIIPGKIFEYLASGKQILSFGPAGADVSKILEETLAGKHFNYTDSETVKRFILEKFDFWKNGNLHENTQNIEQFSRRNLTQQLTKILS
- a CDS encoding YpdA family putative bacillithiol disulfide reductase, with the protein product MEILDILIIGAGPIGLNCALEARKNNLKYMIIEKGTIVNSLYNYPLYMRFFSTAEKLEIDGIPFISTAPKPGRQEALEYYQGIARQKEMNIRLYEKVLNVSKDDRLFEVETTKGKYIAKHVVIATGFYDIPNLMNIPGENLPKVKHYYTEPYPYARQKVVVVGSSNSAVDAALETYRKGADVTMIVRHSEISKSVKYWVKPDIENRIAEGSIAAHFNAEIIEIKENSVIFKNETNQTFEIENDFVLAMTGYLPDFDFLKNSGIELNGDCLNPFYNMETMETNIPNLYLAGVVCGGKDTHLWFIENSRIHAEMIINNILSNPFPENITK